A DNA window from Arachis hypogaea cultivar Tifrunner chromosome 18, arahy.Tifrunner.gnm2.J5K5, whole genome shotgun sequence contains the following coding sequences:
- the LOC112770447 gene encoding protein FAR1-RELATED SEQUENCE 5-like — MSDRAEHGVGSFEGEGSARMESDKYDFQEDETEHDHHAEADVDNGDAVELEDSLDGAGGMSDNYAEDEFYAVDSVESIGWIDFLNLSEEDVFRFNFTDVDIAFEFYQQYAKHHGFGARRSRSEKRGEVRIRQEFVCHRQGYRSPKFYSMPNGQKRPRAETRCGCPARMLLRMDDESGRWLVAYFSDAHNHHVLELRLSSMLPGHRRMSEADIEQMNDMRKGGIGVSRIHGFMASLAGGYHNVLYTTRDMHNVNAKQLREGGLDAESCLRYLRECKTNDPALYYKEVVDGEGVLQHLFWCDGTSQIDYQVFGDVVTFDATYKKNVYLSPLVVFSGVNHHNQTVVFAAALVADEKEETYVWLLQQLQTLMKGKAPVSIITDGDRQMKSVIKQVFSEAHHRLCAWHLLRNATSNIGKPKFTRMFRDCMLGDYEVRTFERKWFEMVEKFGVADKRWVQDMYERRHSWATAHIRRKFFAGFRTTSSYTEFLRHFQRCLMFVRAKEVEADFECAKGDPVMTTNLKQLERSAAENYTRAIFYLFVPILDRACAMRVVDSEDNGSYFIHIVSRYGTPGKDWRVVATFNTREVRCTCMRMECFGVPCEHIVAVLVLNNVHEISRSLILPRWTKDAKLVAVQSIGVIWDSVQLTQHWCLMDWYRKVCKIACHSIEKFQFARDTAMLMLKHFENEDTGDTSFPPEGPPTEGGRGPTRNPPRRNTKGNGAHGGKKIQRCRLYREVGHNRTTCPGRRTMESSSAVADDMDSMDTDMLYDNLSGDLYATAEIPSFQCSDSDTQAGFANSDFAGTNTSGPVMSLAD; from the exons ATGTCTGACAGAGCAGAGCACGGAGTTGGATCGTTTGAGGGCGAAGGCTCTGCACGGATGGAGTCGGACAAGTACGACTTTCAGGAAGATGAAACAGAACACGACCATCATGCAGAGGCCGATGTCGACAATGGGGATGCGGTTGAATTGGAAGACAGTTTGGACGGCGCCGGAGGAATGTCTGACAATTATGCGGAAGACGAGTTTTACGCTGTTGATTCCGTGGAGTCGATAGGTTGGATTGATTTTTTGAACTTGAGCGAGGAGGATGTTTTCCGGTTTAATTTCACAGACGTTGACATTGCATTTGAGTTCTACCAGCAATATGCAAAGCACCATGGCTTCGGGGCGAGACGTTCCAGAAGCGAAAAACGCGGCGAAGTAAGGATACGGCAGGAGTTCGTGTGCCACCGACAAGGGTACCGATCCCCGAAGTTCTACTCGATGCCTAACGGGCAAAAGAGGCCGAGGGCCGAGACACGTTGTGGATGCCCTGCAAGGATGCTACTCCGCATGGACGATGAATCAGGACGTTGGCTCGTTGCGTACTTTTCAGACGCGCATAACCACCACGTTCTTGAGTTGCGACTTTCTTCCATGCTTCCAGGCCATCGGAGGATGAGTGAAGCGGACATCGAGCAGATGAACGACATGCGCAAAGGGGGCATTGGCGTCTCCCGAATCCACGGTTTTATGGCGAGCCTAGCCGGCGGGTATCATAATGTCCTGTACACAACAAGGGACATGCACAATGTAAATGCGAAGCAACTAAGGGAGGGTGGCCTAGATGCGGAATCGTGCCTAAGGTATCTCCGAGAGTGCAAGACAAATGATCCAGCACTGTACTACAAGGAAGTTGTTGACGGTGAGGGCGTGTTGCAACATTTGTTTTGGTGTGACGGCACCAGCCAAATTGATTACCAGGTGTTTGGAGACGTGGTTACATTTGATGCAACGTACAAGAAAAATGTTTACCTTTCACCTCTTGTAGTATTCTCCGGTGTGAATCACCACAACCAAACGGTTGTCTTTGCCGCCGCACTGGTGGCAGACGAGAAAGAAGAGACCTATGTCTGGCTGCTTCAACAGTTGCAAACTTTAATGAAAGGGAAGGCTCCCGTGTCCATAATAACCGACGGTGACAGGCAAATGAAGTCTGTGATCAAGCAGGTTTTTTCGGAGGCTCACCATCGACTCTGCGCTTGGCATCTACTCCGAAACGCCACGAGCAACATCGGAAAGCCCAAATTCACCAGGATGTTTAGGGATTGCATGCTTGGCGACTACGAGGTCCGAACATTCGAGAGAAAGTGGTTTGAGATGGTTGAGAAATTTGGCGTCGCCGATAAAAGATGGGTACAGGACATGTACGAGAGAAGGCACAGTTGGGCCACAGCACACATACGGAGAAAGTTCTTTGCCGGATTTCGAACAACGTCAAG CTACACTGAGTTTTTACGTCATTTCCAGCGATGCTTGATGTTCGTGCGTGCAAAGGAGGTGGAGGCTGATTTCGAGTGTGCAAAGGGTGACCCTGTTATGACCACCAACCTGAAACAGCTGGAGCGGAGTGCAGCCGAGAACTACACTCGTGCAATATTCTATTTGTTTGTTCCCATTCTTGACAGGGCTTGTGCAATGAGGGTGGTTGACTCTGAAGACAACGGTTCCTATTTTATCCACATCGTCTCTCGATACGGCACTCCGGGGAAGGATTGGCGTGTTGTTGCAACGTTTAATACGAGGGAGGTTCGATGCACGTGCATGAGAATGGAATGTTTCGGGGTCCCCTGCGAACATATAGTTGCGGTGCTTGTTCTTAACAATGTTCATGAGATCTCGAGGTCTTTGATATTGCCGAGATGGACCAAGGATGCAAAACTTGTGGCGGTGCAGTCGATAGGCGTGATTTGGGATTCTGTGCAACTGACGCAACACTGGTGCCTGATGGATTGGTACCGGAAAGTGTGCAAGATTGCATGTCACAGCATTGAAAAGTTCCAATTTGCAAGAGACACAGCCATGCTGATGCTGAAGCACTTCGAGAACGAAGATACAGGGGACACCAGTTTTCCACCCGAGGGGCCACCTACTGAGGGTGGCAGGGGCCCGACGCGGAATCCACCCAGGCGCAATACAAAGGGTAACGGTGCTCATGGTGGAAAGAAAATCCAGCGATGTCGTTTGTACCGGGAGGTGGGACACAACAGGACGACGTGTCCGGGCCGCCGCACAATGGAGTCATCCAGCGCAGTTGCAGATGACATGGATTCGATGGACACTGACATG CTATATGATAACCTATCCGGCGATCTGTATGCGACAGCTGAGATTCCTTCGTTCCAATGCTCCGATAGTGACACGCAGGCTGGGTTTGCTAACAGCGACTTCGCTGGGACCAACACGTCCGGGCCTGTCATGTCTCTCGCCGATTGA
- the LOC112771684 gene encoding TATA-box-binding protein, with translation MADQGLEGSQPVDLTKHPSGIVPTLQNIVSTVNLDCKLDLKTIALQARNAEYNPKRFAAVIMRIREPKTTALIFASGKMVCTGAKSEQQSKLAARKYARIIQKLGFPAKFKDFKIQNIVGSCDVKFPIRLEGLAYSHGAFSSYEPELFPGLIYRMKQPKIVLLIFVSGKIVLTGAKVRDETYTAFENIYPVLTEFRKNQQ, from the exons ATGGCTGACCAAGGATTGGAGGGTAGCCAACCAGTGGATCTGACCAAGCACCCTTCTGGGATTGTGCCTACCCTTCA AAATATTGTATCAACGGTCAATTTGGACTGTAAGTTGGATCTTAAAACGATTGCACTTCAAGCTCGTAATGCAGAGTACAATCCCAAG CGTTTCGCTGCTGTGATTATGAGGATCAGAGAACCAAAAACAACTGCCCTCATTTTTGCTTCTGGCAAGATG GTGTGTACTGGAGCGAAGAGTGAGCAACAGTCTAAATTGGCCGCAAGGAAG TACGCTCGAATTATCCAGAAGCTTGGTTTCCCGGCCAAATTTAAG GATTTTAAGATTCAGAATATTGTTGGCTCTTGTGATGTCAAGTTCCCCATAAGACTTGAGGGTCTTGCATATTCCCATGGTGCTTTCTCAAGT TACGAACCAGAGCTGTTTCCGGGGCTAATTTACCGTATGAAGCAGCCTAAGATAGTCTTGCTTATATTTGTCTCTGGGAAAATTGTGCTAACAGGTGCCAAG GTGAGAGATGAAACTTACACAGCATTCGAGAACATATATCCCGTGCTTACTGAGTTCAGGAAAAACCAACAATG A